GTCTTTCAGGACCCGATGACCTCGCTCAATCCGCTTCAGACGGTCGGCGCGCAGATAAACGAGATGCTCATGCTGCATACGCGTCTGAACGGCGCCGAGCGCGAACAAAGAGCGCTTGAATTGATGCGCGAGGTCGGCATCCCCAACCCGCAAGAACGGCTCGTCTGCTATCCGCACCAGTTCTCCGGAGGGATGCGCCAGAGAGTGGTCATCGCCATAGCGCTTGCGGCAAACCCCGAACTCATAATAGCGGACGAACCTACAACGGCGCTTGACGTCACCGTGCAGGCGCAGATACTGCGGCTTATGAAGACGCTGGTGGACAAACGAGGTTCGTCGCTCATCCTTATAACGCACGACTTGGCTGTAGTCTCCGAGATGGCGGACAAGGTGGACGTGATGTACTGCGGGAGGATAATTGAGGAGGGGCCGACGCGCGAACTGATAGATTCCCCGCTTCACCCGTACACGCGCGGGCTGCTTGACTCCATCCCGAAGATGGCAGGCGAAAGGTCAAAACGCCTTCCGCAGATATCGGGAATGGTGCCGAGCCTCTTTGACCTTCCAAGCGGATGTTACTTTG
This genomic interval from Cloacibacillus sp. contains the following:
- a CDS encoding ABC transporter ATP-binding protein, translated to MSEKLLEVKNLKTSFAMFRGTVRSVDGVDFTLSKGEIMGLVGESGGGKSVTGFSLLGLIDPPGKITDGEVLFKGENLLSKSEEEMRHIRGREIAMVFQDPMTSLNPLQTVGAQINEMLMLHTRLNGAEREQRALELMREVGIPNPQERLVCYPHQFSGGMRQRVVIAIALAANPELIIADEPTTALDVTVQAQILRLMKTLVDKRGSSLILITHDLAVVSEMADKVDVMYCGRIIEEGPTRELIDSPLHPYTRGLLDSIPKMAGERSKRLPQISGMVPSLFDLPSGCYFAPRCSRATDECLKSYPPMQEAGANRRVACFHPLKGVSDNE